The region ACACAAGGCCTGCGAAGAAGCAGGTGATAACTGTTATGGAGCAAATGTAGTTGGCCATGTTAATTCTTTCGGGCGAAACGTGATCGTCTTTAGAAGGGCTTAGCAACAGAAGTTCATCGAAGCGATGTTTCGGTTACCGCCATTCAATCTTGGCTTCCTGGGATTGAAGATCTACCCAAACCGAGGCATGTTGGTACTCGCGACTGAGCTTCCAACCATCACGCGTCATTTCCCCGAGTGGTTTTCCAAGCGGTTTATCGAATTCTGGGTACCACTCTAGGCATCCGTTATCTAGCCGGTATCCCCAGTTGTAGATGAAGTAGCAGTTCTTCTCGGCCGCAGCCAGAAAGCAGGCGAGTGGAAAGGTCAAACGTTCTTGGGCGGTCTTGTGCTTTTCCGACAATGGTTTTCGCATGGCCTCTTCATCTATGAAGGAAAAGTCAGGCCAGCATTTGAGTACCACAATCTTTCCAGACTTAGCCGCCTGTTGCATGGCAAGCAGGTCCTGGAGCATCGTCTCCTTGGAGGCACTGTGAAAGTGACCAAAGTGCTCAATCATAGCCGCGTCCGCTTCAGGAAAATCGAATCCGATGTGTCTTCCGGGAGTCGAACGAATTCCGTTGAAAACGATCAACCCATCTTCGCCAATCGCGTGACGTGTCTCTCGAACCAGATCTCGAAGTCCCTTTTGGATCGCGTCGAATTTCTCGTTGCCCCACAACTTGCGATTCGCTGGGCTGGTGATTTGTGGAAAAGCGTCCATGAATATTCCATCACAACTTCCCTCGGCCACGGCTTTCTCGGCGACTCTGGTCCACCAATTCCTCACCTCGTCACTCGAAAGATCGTAACGCATTAAGCGTCCCTTCTTGCGATCAAGTTCATTCTTATTCGTCTTGAGCCACCAATCTGGATGTCGAGCATAGACTTGGTGGGCGTTATACATCGGGTAGTCGAGAAAAGCATTCCAATAGAAAATGACCTTCATCTTTGGATTGAATGCTTTGAGTTGCTGTGCCTCGGCTTCGATACCTGCTTCGGTACTGCCGTGCGTTTGAGTGGCGTGCCCTTTCTCCAAGCAGACGAAGCTAGATCGCGTTGCGACGAACTCAGCTTCCTCTTGGGTTAGCAAGCCTTGACTTTTTCCGAAGTGGAATGCAATCGGTACCTTTTCCCAACT is a window of Bremerella sp. TYQ1 DNA encoding:
- a CDS encoding putative glycoside hydrolase produces the protein MLVVSIGQANDARYPEFSWEKVPIAFHFGKSQGLLTQEEAEFVATRSSFVCLEKGHATQTHGSTEAGIEAEAQQLKAFNPKMKVIFYWNAFLDYPMYNAHQVYARHPDWWLKTNKNELDRKKGRLMRYDLSSDEVRNWWTRVAEKAVAEGSCDGIFMDAFPQITSPANRKLWGNEKFDAIQKGLRDLVRETRHAIGEDGLIVFNGIRSTPGRHIGFDFPEADAAMIEHFGHFHSASKETMLQDLLAMQQAAKSGKIVVLKCWPDFSFIDEEAMRKPLSEKHKTAQERLTFPLACFLAAAEKNCYFIYNWGYRLDNGCLEWYPEFDKPLGKPLGEMTRDGWKLSREYQHASVWVDLQSQEAKIEWR